The candidate division KSB1 bacterium genomic sequence ACTGAAGGGAGGAATCTGACGAAGCACCGACTATATTTATGGTAGCATTTTTAACTTATAAAAAAAAGAGGATTTAAAATTTCAGATTTCTCGTTTCACTCGAAATGACATGAAGGGTTTTTAAGTCTCCCAGTATTTTGAATTTTTTTAGTCAAGTGTTTAAAAATATGGTAATCTAAAGGAGTTTTAGTGCAAAAGGACCTGCGAGAAATTATCCGCACAATTATTGAGTATGTATTTAGGCGAAAGGGCCTGAATTATATTCTTTATATTATGGCTGCATTTTGGATACGGGAAGCAACCAACCTGAGCGCCAGCGAAGGAATAGAAACACTCCTGCAGGCCATAAAAGGAAATGCTGAGTTCCCACATTGGCGATACCTTATTGCCAGCATCGGTGGCATCCTGTTTACCGAAGGGAGCTGGCTCATTTTCACGCTCACCTCGGCGATGATCTTCTTCTTTGGCTTTCTCAAATATAAAGAGATTAGCAAATCCGACAGCATTTCTCCGACAGAGTTCCTGGATCAAATTAGAGACATTCAAAAAGATGATAAAAAATTTCTGACCGCACGGCCTCCGAAAACCACCGGATTTATTGGCAGAGAGGAGGAGCTAAAAGAACTCGATGATCGCTTGATAGCAAAAGACCAGGTGTTGCTGGTGAATGGTCTGGGTGGCATTGGCAAGACTGAAGTTTGCCGCACCTATTTTTGGGCAAACACAAAGAGGTTCGAAAAACTTGGCTGGATAGACTACCTCGGCAATCTCAAAGAGTCTTTCACGAATCAATTTCAAATTAAAGAAATTTCCGTGACTGAAAACGAAAGCCTGGATGAGCGCTTTGCCAAAATTCTTCATTACCTGGCCAACCTGGACCCGAACTCGCTGCTGATAATTGATAATATAGAAGACCTTGAGGACCCGGATTTGCCCAAACTCCGTTCACTACCCTGCAAAGTTATTGCCAGCTCCCGTTTAACTCTGAAAGGCTTTGAAGTCTATCCCCTGGGGTTTTTGAGCACGGAAAAATGTAAAACTCTTTTTATGCAAAACTACCAGGGCAAGCCTGATGATGCAGCCTTAGAAAAAATCATTGAGCTGACCGGACAGCATACCCTGAGTGTTGAACTTTTGGCGAAAACGGCCCGGAATGGCGATTTGGAAATAGCCGAGCTTCTAAACCGGCTGCAGGAAGCCGGATTTAATTTGACTGAAACAATACCGGAAAGTGTGGAAACCACCTGGCACGATGAAACTCAAAAAAAGCGCTTTTTTGAGCACATGGAAAGTGTGTTTGAACTTGCAAATATCACCAGGGATGAGCAATCTATTTTAGCCAATCTCTCGGTATTACCGGCAGTTTTTATTGAGCGAAAACAGCTGACCGACTGGCTGAAATTACAGACTAAAGACCACCTTAACTCCCTGGTTGAAAAGGGCTGGCTGCAGCAGCAAGGTTCTCAGGTTTTTATGCACCAGATTATCCAGGACGTGGCAAGGCATAAACTTAAACCAACGGCAACGACTTGTGAACAGCTTATTGACAATCTCACGTGGAAACTAAAGGTTGAGCCGGGCGACAATCCGCTCGCTAAAGCAGGGTATGTTGTATTTGCCGAATCGGTCTTAGCCCGCTTAACACAATCAGATGAAAACCTGGCCTCTTTGGCAAATAACTTAGCTCAAATTTATCAAGATTTAGGGCAGTTGGAAAAAGCTCTGGAATTTCAAATGAAGTCTTTGAAAATCATGGAAGAGATTCTCGACCCAAAACATCCGTCTTTAGCCACCTCGTACAATAACTTAGCTAC encodes the following:
- a CDS encoding ATP-binding protein; amino-acid sequence: MQKDLREIIRTIIEYVFRRKGLNYILYIMAAFWIREATNLSASEGIETLLQAIKGNAEFPHWRYLIASIGGILFTEGSWLIFTLTSAMIFFFGFLKYKEISKSDSISPTEFLDQIRDIQKDDKKFLTARPPKTTGFIGREEELKELDDRLIAKDQVLLVNGLGGIGKTEVCRTYFWANTKRFEKLGWIDYLGNLKESFTNQFQIKEISVTENESLDERFAKILHYLANLDPNSLLIIDNIEDLEDPDLPKLRSLPCKVIASSRLTLKGFEVYPLGFLSTEKCKTLFMQNYQGKPDDAALEKIIELTGQHTLSVELLAKTARNGDLEIAELLNRLQEAGFNLTETIPESVETTWHDETQKKRFFEHMESVFELANITRDEQSILANLSVLPAVFIERKQLTDWLKLQTKDHLNSLVEKGWLQQQGSQVFMHQIIQDVARHKLKPTATTCEQLIDNLTWKLKVEPGDNPLAKAGYVVFAESVLARLTQSDENLASLANNLAQIYQDLGQLEKALEFQMKSLKIMEEILDPKHPSLATSYNNLATIYKALGQLEKALEFQMKSLKIREEILDPNHPDLATSYNNLAT